Genomic window (Achromobacter sp. B7):
CACCGGCACGTCGGGCGCATTGGCCGCGCAGGTGCGCAATTACGAAATCGAAGCGGCGTTTGTTGCCCAGCCGTTTCCGGCAGAGGGTCTGGCCGCCATGGACGCTTTTCAGGAAAGCCTGGCATTGATCTCGCCCTTGGCATGGGGGCCGATCAGCAGCCCGCGCGATCTTGGCGACCGCACGGTGATCGCCTTCGCGGCGGGGTGTTCGTACCGCCGCATCCTGGAATCGTGGCTGAACCACGAAGGCGTGGCGCCGGGCAGGGTGATGGAGTTTGCGTCGTATCACGCCATCGTGGCGTGTGTGGCGGCGGGCTCGGGTGTGGCCATCGTGCCGCGCTCGGTGTTGGCAGTGCTGGGGGCCGAGCATTCCGTCCATGTCGGCGCACTGACCGGCCCATCCGCTACCGCCCTGACGCAGTTGATCTGGCGCGCGGACGACGATACGCCCGCGTTGCAGGCCTTGCGCCTGCAATTGCAGACGCCGGGCCGCCAAACAGCCGCTGCTTAGAAGCGGTAGCCCACGCTCAGCGTCGCCACCCACGGGTCGATGCGCGCGGTGCCGATGTGCTGGCCGTCCAGCTTCACCTTCGACTTGATGTCGATGTAGCGGATGTCGGCGTTCATGAACCAGCGTTCGTTGATCTTGAAGTCCGCGCCCAGTTGCGCGGCCACGCCCCACGAATCGCCCATCTTCAGGTCGGAACCCTTCAGCGCGCCTTCGGCCTGGGT
Coding sequences:
- a CDS encoding LysR family transcriptional regulator, with the protein product MGNLDLDALQIFKAVADQGGVARAAQHLNRVQSNVSTRLKQLEASLNAPLFRRQNRRLVLSDQGRVLLSYADRLLRLSDEAQAAVRDGAPQGVLRIGTMESTAAARLPPILAAYHAAWPQVGIELVTGTSGALAAQVRNYEIEAAFVAQPFPAEGLAAMDAFQESLALISPLAWGPISSPRDLGDRTVIAFAAGCSYRRILESWLNHEGVAPGRVMEFASYHAIVACVAAGSGVAIVPRSVLAVLGAEHSVHVGALTGPSATALTQLIWRADDDTPALQALRLQLQTPGRQTAAA